A window of the Acetobacteraceae bacterium genome harbors these coding sequences:
- a CDS encoding energy transducer TonB, translated as MAEDEGNERIRESWGGGLFFSFLLHGSIFLTFLSLGLSFVHPEEDPPQPVEMVFDDGHAKTTAVKSDVVKNTPEPPSEKDIEAPHSPVPPTEKPPEPPPPSTPPPPPSPMSPDAKERPSDQKKMEVTPEKDELAATESPKKVEEKQEEAAVKGPKTKSDQPPVKAPPSETKQTKVASKMASDSHSLLAAIENFKSQEKQKKPPKAHPNPTPGGTTKGGGNPDGDTMALTSGEQKAMGASVRRCYEQDTGTRGYQTFQAHLSITTDEEGVVRLVEFEPETQAKMDEDPTYRAFAERARDAVLSPTCAKLPLPQRMLGEEHVFKFLFRP; from the coding sequence ATGGCAGAAGATGAGGGAAATGAACGCATTCGTGAATCTTGGGGAGGGGGTCTCTTTTTCTCCTTCCTTCTTCATGGATCTATTTTTTTAACATTTCTTTCGCTTGGACTTTCTTTTGTACATCCAGAAGAAGATCCGCCACAGCCTGTTGAGATGGTTTTTGATGACGGACATGCTAAGACAACAGCAGTGAAGTCAGACGTGGTGAAAAATACGCCAGAACCACCATCTGAAAAAGATATAGAAGCGCCGCATTCTCCGGTTCCACCGACAGAGAAACCTCCTGAGCCACCGCCACCTTCGACACCACCGCCGCCGCCATCTCCAATGTCGCCTGATGCAAAGGAGCGTCCATCTGATCAGAAAAAAATGGAAGTCACGCCTGAGAAGGATGAGCTTGCAGCGACAGAATCTCCAAAAAAGGTTGAGGAAAAACAGGAAGAGGCTGCTGTAAAAGGGCCAAAAACAAAATCAGATCAGCCCCCGGTTAAAGCTCCGCCTTCTGAAACCAAACAGACAAAAGTAGCCTCTAAAATGGCTTCGGACAGCCATTCTTTGCTGGCGGCAATTGAGAATTTTAAATCTCAAGAAAAACAGAAAAAACCTCCTAAAGCGCATCCAAATCCGACACCAGGCGGAACGACTAAAGGTGGTGGAAATCCAGATGGAGATACAATGGCATTGACTTCTGGAGAGCAAAAAGCGATGGGAGCTTCTGTTCGCCGTTGTTATGAACAGGATACTGGGACGAGAGGTTATCAGACTTTTCAAGCTCATTTGAGTATCACTACAGATGAGGAAGGAGTCGTTCGTCTCGTTGAGTTTGAACCTGAAACGCAAGCAAAAATGGATGAAGACCCCACATATCGTGCCTTTGCGGAGCGTGCTAGGGATGCTGTACTGAGTCCAACTTGTGCAAAATTGCCACTTCCTCAACGTATGTTAGGAGAAGAACATGTTTTTAAATTTCTCTTCCGCCCATAA
- a CDS encoding YebC/PmpR family DNA-binding transcriptional regulator: MAGHSQFKNIMHRKGAQDARRAREFAKVIREITVAAKEGIADPAMNPRLRSAITAAREVNMPKDNIDRAIKKATGEGGGEDYVSVRYEGYGPGGAAIIVESLTDNRNRTASDVRAAFSKHGGSLGEENSVSFMFDRVGAIIYPLSAGSEDEILEAALEAGAENVDTDEEIHEILTSPDTLMAVREELEKRLGDPRSAKLDWRPQNTLILDGDQARTAFKLLEALEDNDDVQTVYSNFDLSDEIKAELSE, encoded by the coding sequence ATGGCAGGTCATTCCCAATTTAAAAATATTATGCATCGTAAAGGCGCACAGGATGCGCGCCGTGCGCGTGAATTTGCAAAGGTCATTCGCGAGATTACTGTTGCCGCAAAAGAGGGAATTGCAGATCCAGCTATGAATCCTCGTTTACGCAGTGCTATTACTGCGGCGCGCGAAGTAAATATGCCGAAAGATAATATTGATCGCGCAATTAAGAAAGCAACAGGTGAAGGCGGAGGAGAAGATTATGTTTCTGTCCGTTATGAAGGATATGGTCCGGGCGGTGCCGCCATTATTGTTGAAAGTCTAACAGATAACCGTAACCGTACGGCTTCAGATGTTAGGGCTGCTTTTTCAAAACATGGAGGCTCTTTAGGAGAGGAGAATTCTGTTTCCTTTATGTTTGACCGGGTTGGGGCTATTATTTACCCCCTTTCTGCGGGCAGTGAAGATGAGATTTTAGAAGCGGCGCTTGAAGCAGGTGCTGAGAATGTCGACACAGACGAAGAGATACATGAAATCCTTACCAGTCCAGATACACTTATGGCGGTAAGAGAAGAGCTTGAAAAACGATTAGGCGATCCTAGGTCTGCAAAATTAGATTGGCGTCCGCAAAACACGTTGATTTTAGATGGGGATCAAGCCCGTACAGCTTTCAAATTGTTGGAAGCTTTAGAAGACAATGATGATGTTCAGACAGTCTATTCTAATTTTGACCTTTCTGACGAAATCAAAGCTGAGCTTTCTGAATAA
- the ruvC gene encoding crossover junction endodeoxyribonuclease RuvC, which produces MFRQSILILTFLTKSKLSFLNKLSSFASITRKSSSSVRILGLDPGLRFLGWGVVEASGNRIVHLADGILATDSAMAVPDRLCTLYQGIEKVIETYSPTEAAVEETYVNVNGAATLKLGYARAMALLVPAQKNLLVAEYGAKEVKLAVVGTGQATKQQVILMVKRLLPAATLKRADAADALAMAICHAYRRAANLRIASGRVSA; this is translated from the coding sequence ATGTTCAGACAGTCTATTCTAATTTTGACCTTTCTGACGAAATCAAAGCTGAGCTTTCTGAATAAATTGTCTTCCTTCGCTTCAATAACGAGAAAATCCTCTTCCTCTGTGCGGATTTTAGGCCTTGATCCCGGTCTAAGATTTCTAGGGTGGGGGGTTGTTGAAGCGAGTGGCAATAGGATCGTTCATCTTGCAGACGGCATTTTGGCAACAGATAGTGCTATGGCCGTACCAGATCGTCTGTGTACCCTTTATCAAGGGATAGAAAAAGTTATTGAAACTTATTCTCCTACAGAAGCAGCTGTTGAAGAGACCTATGTGAATGTTAATGGTGCGGCCACTCTAAAGTTGGGATATGCTCGTGCCATGGCATTGCTTGTTCCAGCGCAAAAGAATCTACTTGTCGCTGAATATGGCGCCAAAGAAGTGAAGCTTGCTGTTGTTGGAACAGGACAGGCAACAAAGCAACAAGTGATTTTGATGGTGAAACGCTTATTGCCAGCGGCAACCTTAAAAAGGGCGGATGCGGCAGATGCTTTGGCGATGGCTATTTGTCATGCTTATCGTCGTGCTGCGAATCTTCGCATTGCAAGCGGAAGGGTGAGCGCATGA
- a CDS encoding YbgC/FadM family acyl-CoA thioesterase, producing the protein MKTENFRFRIYYEDTDAGGIVYHARYLVFAERARGETLRMAGFPPKELAENRHIGFVVRQLDIRYYDPMELDDEGEVRNRMIEEKAMRVIVEQEVFNLTKNKVAAKLKVELVLIDCKTLRLCTKPPEDLRMALRSVWNGEYPPEELQKQIKENNRLAALS; encoded by the coding sequence ATGAAAACAGAAAATTTTCGCTTTCGTATTTATTATGAAGATACTGATGCCGGCGGTATCGTATATCATGCACGTTATCTTGTTTTTGCGGAGCGTGCTCGTGGAGAGACTCTGCGTATGGCAGGTTTTCCTCCGAAAGAACTTGCAGAAAACCGTCATATTGGTTTTGTCGTCCGGCAGCTTGATATTCGCTATTATGATCCGATGGAGTTGGATGATGAAGGAGAAGTCCGCAATCGGATGATTGAGGAAAAGGCGATGCGGGTCATTGTTGAACAGGAAGTTTTTAACCTTACAAAGAACAAAGTGGCAGCAAAATTAAAAGTTGAACTTGTTTTGATTGACTGTAAAACATTACGCCTCTGTACAAAACCGCCAGAAGATTTGAGAATGGCTTTGCGCTCTGTTTGGAACGGCGAATATCCTCCAGAAGAATTGCAAAAACAAATTAAAGAGAATAACCGATTAGCAGCTTTGAGCTGA
- the tolB gene encoding Tol-Pal system protein TolB: protein MDFSSFSHSPIVSRLPRRKFVGSLGIAGIMASPLTALAAKGAGASKKEEPAAEITVDQARQAPIPLVLTDFGSPEGQKISAVIASDLASTGLFRVVSGGFLPSDVAPDFVSMKRRGVRAIVTGKLTTKGDEFVVEMRLWDAPAGIQTEGVSYQASLKSPRRIAHTIADAIYKRLLGESGYFDTRIAYIALTGPRHKQVTRLAVVDYDGANQYFLTDGSSLTLEPRFNPVKDEIAFLSYAGERPRVYLYDLRKGEQRVLGEFSGMSYAPRYAPDGKSLVLAETTRSGGSDMYIVDLATKEKRRLTHAPGVIDTSPCFSPDGKRIVFNSDRGGSPQLYIMNVDGGEAKRISYGNGRYGSPVWSPTGDVIAFTRINGNGFSLGVMFPDGTGERILTEGFTVEGASFSPNGRVLTFCKQTAAGAQGAGFNSQVATIDVTGYNERVVPTTTMASNPDWSPSRH, encoded by the coding sequence ATGGATTTTTCCTCTTTTTCCCATTCACCTATCGTGTCTCGTTTGCCACGTCGTAAATTTGTTGGTTCTTTAGGTATTGCGGGGATTATGGCAAGCCCTTTAACCGCTTTGGCTGCAAAGGGGGCAGGGGCTTCAAAAAAAGAAGAGCCGGCCGCTGAAATTACGGTTGATCAAGCAAGACAAGCCCCTATTCCTTTGGTTTTGACCGATTTTGGTTCTCCTGAAGGGCAGAAGATATCCGCAGTTATTGCTTCGGATTTGGCTTCAACTGGTTTGTTCCGTGTTGTGAGCGGTGGTTTTCTGCCTTCTGATGTCGCACCTGATTTTGTTTCTATGAAGCGCCGTGGTGTGCGTGCCATTGTTACGGGGAAGTTGACAACAAAAGGAGATGAATTTGTTGTCGAAATGCGTTTATGGGATGCGCCAGCTGGTATTCAGACGGAAGGCGTTTCTTATCAGGCCTCTTTGAAAAGTCCTCGCCGTATTGCACATACAATTGCGGATGCTATCTATAAGCGTCTTCTTGGAGAATCAGGATATTTTGACACACGTATTGCTTATATTGCTCTGACAGGCCCACGACACAAGCAAGTGACACGCCTTGCTGTTGTGGATTACGATGGTGCTAATCAATATTTCCTTACAGATGGCAGTAGTTTGACGTTAGAGCCAAGATTTAATCCTGTAAAAGATGAGATTGCCTTTTTGTCTTATGCTGGAGAACGGCCTCGCGTTTATTTATATGATCTTCGCAAGGGCGAGCAGAGAGTGTTGGGTGAATTTAGTGGCATGTCTTATGCGCCACGTTATGCGCCGGATGGAAAATCGCTTGTGTTGGCTGAAACAACACGTTCAGGTGGATCCGATATGTATATCGTTGACCTTGCAACCAAGGAAAAGCGTCGTTTGACGCATGCTCCAGGTGTCATTGATACGAGCCCGTGTTTCAGTCCTGATGGAAAAAGGATTGTCTTTAACTCTGATCGGGGTGGATCACCACAACTCTATATCATGAATGTTGATGGCGGCGAAGCAAAGCGTATTTCTTATGGAAATGGACGTTACGGATCACCTGTTTGGTCTCCAACAGGTGATGTGATTGCCTTTACAAGAATTAATGGAAATGGTTTTTCGCTTGGGGTGATGTTTCCTGATGGGACAGGGGAGCGTATCTTAACAGAAGGCTTTACCGTGGAGGGGGCTAGTTTTTCACCAAATGGACGTGTTTTAACTTTCTGTAAACAAACAGCTGC
- the tolR gene encoding protein TolR, with protein sequence MAIRKSRSKKKKFETAINVTPLVDVMLVLLIIFMVTAPMMTTGVNVDLPKASATPVNTDSKPITVSLKNDGSVFVGDNAVTLEALVPALQQASNGDSAHRIFVRADAHIDYGQVMQLMGKVTSAGFSHVALLAQQPPSS encoded by the coding sequence ATGGCCATTCGGAAATCACGCAGTAAAAAGAAAAAATTTGAAACAGCTATCAATGTGACACCTTTAGTGGATGTCATGCTGGTTTTGCTGATCATCTTTATGGTGACAGCGCCTATGATGACAACAGGGGTTAATGTTGATCTGCCAAAAGCAAGTGCAACACCTGTGAACACAGATTCTAAGCCCATTACGGTTTCTTTGAAAAATGATGGATCGGTTTTTGTGGGGGATAATGCCGTTACCTTAGAAGCGCTTGTGCCTGCTTTGCAGCAAGCGTCTAATGGAGATTCTGCCCACCGTATTTTTGTGAGAGCAGATGCGCATATTGATTATGGGCAAGTGATGCAATTGATGGGAAAAGTGACCTCCGCAGGGTTCTCACATGTTGCTCTCTTGGCGCAGCAGCCACCATCATCATAA
- the ruvB gene encoding Holliday junction branch migration DNA helicase RuvB, whose protein sequence is MDLPEIRAEAALRPQTLQEFVGQKIACENLQIFVEAAKERGEALDHVLLHGPPGLGKTTLAQIVAKELGVGFRSTSGPVIQRAGDLAAILTNLQPHDVLFIDEIHRLQPAIEEVLYPAMEDFQLDLVIGTGPGAHSVKIDLPPFTLVGATTRSGLLATPFRDRFGIPVRLEFYKVPDLTMIVMANAKKTGMNLEPEGALEIARRSRGTPRIAGRLLRRVRDFADVAGHESVEKDIADRALTRLGVDKNGLDAMDLRYLRRIATFHGGGPVGIETLAAALAEGRDTLEEVVEPYLIQEGLLVRTAKGRMLGDGTWKILGIIPPQKGLN, encoded by the coding sequence ATGGATTTGCCTGAAATAAGGGCAGAGGCGGCGTTGCGTCCGCAAACTCTACAAGAATTTGTCGGACAAAAGATTGCCTGCGAGAATTTACAGATTTTTGTTGAAGCGGCTAAAGAGCGTGGGGAGGCCTTGGATCATGTTCTTTTACATGGTCCGCCAGGCTTGGGAAAAACGACTTTGGCGCAAATTGTTGCAAAGGAACTTGGCGTTGGATTCCGCTCAACATCTGGACCTGTGATACAGCGTGCGGGGGACTTAGCAGCTATTTTAACGAATTTACAGCCACATGATGTCTTATTTATTGATGAAATTCATCGCCTTCAGCCAGCGATTGAAGAAGTGCTTTATCCCGCCATGGAGGATTTTCAGCTAGACCTCGTGATTGGAACAGGTCCTGGTGCGCATTCTGTAAAAATTGATTTACCGCCATTTACTTTGGTTGGTGCAACGACAAGATCAGGTTTGCTTGCAACGCCTTTTAGAGATCGTTTTGGGATTCCTGTAAGGTTAGAGTTTTATAAAGTGCCAGATCTTACAATGATTGTGATGGCGAATGCTAAAAAAACAGGTATGAATTTGGAGCCAGAGGGAGCTTTGGAAATTGCGCGCCGCTCTCGGGGGACGCCAAGAATTGCAGGACGTCTTTTACGCAGAGTCCGTGATTTTGCAGATGTGGCAGGCCATGAATCAGTTGAAAAGGACATTGCAGATCGGGCATTGACTCGATTAGGGGTTGATAAGAATGGTTTAGATGCCATGGATTTGCGTTACTTGCGCAGGATCGCTACTTTTCATGGAGGTGGTCCCGTAGGAATCGAAACCTTGGCGGCTGCTTTGGCAGAAGGGCGCGATACGCTAGAAGAAGTTGTCGAGCCTTATTTGATCCAAGAAGGCTTGCTTGTGCGGACAGCAAAAGGTCGAATGCTTGGTGATGGAACTTGGAAAATTTTAGGGATTATTCCGCCTCAGAAGGGTCTTAACTAA
- the ruvA gene encoding Holliday junction branch migration protein RuvA — MIGRLRGQAEILETGECLLDVNGVGYIVSVSARTLEKIREDLAHCTLLIETIIREDAFLLFGFLETVEQQWFRRLIEVQGVGAKVALALLSVSSPAELYTAVKGQDKKVFAKAAGVGPRLAARLVLELGARSLPSVPEIDLPVKELSTSSDNHTILQGKDVIVALEGLGFRKNEAEKAFQKVSENHGIDLSTSDFLRLCLKELG, encoded by the coding sequence ATGATTGGAAGGTTACGAGGGCAGGCTGAAATTTTAGAGACAGGTGAATGTCTTTTAGATGTGAATGGTGTTGGTTATATCGTTTCTGTTTCAGCCAGAACACTTGAAAAAATAAGAGAAGATTTAGCGCATTGCACTTTACTGATTGAAACGATTATTCGAGAAGATGCTTTTTTACTTTTTGGTTTTTTAGAGACCGTAGAACAGCAGTGGTTTCGGCGTTTAATTGAGGTGCAAGGTGTTGGCGCTAAAGTCGCCCTTGCGCTTTTGTCTGTTTCCTCTCCAGCTGAGCTTTACACAGCGGTAAAGGGGCAGGATAAAAAGGTTTTTGCCAAGGCAGCAGGGGTTGGGCCCAGATTGGCGGCAAGGCTTGTTTTAGAACTTGGCGCGCGCTCTTTGCCATCTGTTCCAGAGATTGATTTGCCAGTAAAAGAGTTGAGTACTTCTTCGGATAATCATACGATTTTGCAAGGTAAAGATGTTATTGTCGCTCTTGAAGGGCTTGGATTTCGAAAAAATGAAGCGGAAAAAGCTTTTCAAAAAGTTTCTGAAAACCATGGCATTGATTTATCAACATCTGATTTTCTGCGCTTATGTTTAAAAGAGCTTGGATAG
- the tolQ gene encoding protein TolQ, producing the protein MHASLAVKLVMATLLLFSVIVWAIVFQKSLLLMRVNKEASLFEEKFWSGASLDQLYEEEGSHPAHPLAAIFSAAMGEWRRSSRIAGIKMSSTTVRERIEQAISVTINRETERLGRNMVFLATVGPVAPFIGLFGTVWGIMVSFQAIGQMHSTNLSVVAPGISEALFATAIGLITAIPAYMAYNFFSAGLSDFEERMDAFGTEFAAILSRQAEEPKSSKL; encoded by the coding sequence ATGCATGCCTCTTTGGCTGTCAAATTGGTTATGGCGACTTTATTGCTTTTTAGCGTTATTGTTTGGGCAATTGTTTTCCAAAAATCTCTATTGCTTATGCGTGTGAATAAAGAGGCGAGTCTGTTTGAAGAAAAATTTTGGTCAGGCGCTTCTTTGGATCAGCTTTATGAAGAGGAAGGTAGCCATCCAGCTCATCCTCTCGCCGCCATTTTTTCTGCCGCAATGGGCGAGTGGCGCCGTTCTTCAAGAATTGCTGGGATTAAAATGTCTTCAACGACAGTGCGCGAGCGTATAGAGCAAGCTATTTCAGTGACAATCAATAGGGAAACAGAAAGATTAGGTCGGAATATGGTCTTTTTGGCAACGGTTGGTCCTGTTGCGCCTTTTATTGGATTGTTTGGAACGGTTTGGGGAATTATGGTTTCCTTCCAAGCTATTGGGCAGATGCACAGTACAAATCTTTCTGTTGTGGCACCTGGGATTTCCGAAGCTCTTTTTGCGACGGCAATCGGACTCATTACAGCTATTCCTGCCTATATGGCGTATAATTTTTTCAGTGCAGGACTTTCTGATTTTGAAGAAAGAATGGATGCATTCGGAACAGAATTCGCAGCGATTTTGTCAAGACAGGCAGAAGAACCAAAATCCAGCAAATTATAA